One Luteibacter aegosomaticola genomic window carries:
- a CDS encoding formate dehydrogenase subunit gamma, which yields MTRPANAITRYSTFNRINHWINAGLFILLLLSGLSMFHPILFWLSGLFGGGQWARAAHPWFGVCLVVSWIGMIIQFWRENLPNRDDVAWSKAIVHVAMNDDEHVPPIGRNNSGQKLVFWSMTFLIPVLFFSGMLVWEVYFGKSTPIEVQRVAILVHSLCAFAAVLVFVVHVYAAIWISGSVRSMTQGYVTPGWAWHHHRKWFHHLIGYRRRGDAPGKHS from the coding sequence ATGACCCGCCCCGCGAATGCGATCACGCGCTACTCCACCTTCAACCGCATCAACCACTGGATCAACGCGGGCCTTTTCATCCTGCTGCTGTTGTCCGGCCTTTCCATGTTCCACCCGATTCTGTTCTGGCTCTCCGGGCTGTTTGGCGGTGGCCAGTGGGCCCGTGCGGCACACCCATGGTTCGGGGTTTGCCTCGTGGTCAGCTGGATCGGCATGATCATCCAGTTCTGGCGGGAGAACCTGCCCAACCGCGATGACGTGGCATGGTCGAAAGCCATCGTGCACGTGGCGATGAACGACGATGAACACGTCCCTCCGATCGGCCGCAACAACTCGGGCCAGAAGCTGGTGTTCTGGTCGATGACCTTCCTGATCCCCGTGCTGTTCTTCAGCGGCATGCTGGTATGGGAGGTGTACTTCGGCAAATCCACACCGATCGAAGTGCAACGCGTCGCCATCCTGGTCCATAGCCTGTGCGCCTTCGCTGCCGTGCTGGTGTTCGTGGTTCATGTGTACGCGGCCATCTGGATCAGCGGCTCGGTGCGCAGCATGACCCAGGGCTATGTCACGCCTGGCTGGGCATGGCACCATCACCGCAAGTGGTTCCACCATCTCATCGGCTACCGCCGCCGTGGCGATGCCCCCGGGAAACATTCGTGA